Genomic segment of Geminocystis herdmanii PCC 6308:
AGGTATCGCCTTTAAAATTTCTGCTGTACCCTTTCACCAATGGACTCCCGACGTTTATGAAGGCTCACCCACTCCCGTTGTCGCTTTCTTGTCTGTGGGTTCAAAAGCCGCAGGTTTTGCCATCGCCATTAGATTATTAGTCACCGCCTTTGCCCCTGTCACCGAACAATGGCACTTTATCTTTACCGCCTTAGCTATTCTGAGTATGGTATTAGGTAACGTGGTAGCCTTAGCCCAAACTAGCATGAAAAGAATGTTAGCTTATTCTTCCATTGGTCAAGCAGGTTTTGTGATGATTGGTTTAGTGGCAGGTACTCAAGCAGGTTACGCTAGTATGATATTCTACTTGTTCATTTACCTATTCATGAACTTAGGTGCATTTGCTTGTATTATTCTTTTCTCCTTGAAAACTGGCACGGATAAAATTAGCGATTATGCTGGACTTTATCAAAAAGACCCCCTATTAACCCTCGGATTAAGTCTCTGTTTGCTCTCTTTGGGCGGTATTCCCCCTTTAGCTGGATTTTTTGGCAAAATTTACATTTTCTGGGCAGGTTGGCAAGCTGGGCTTTATAGCCTTGTTTTAGTGGCTTTAGTAACTAGCGTTATCTCCATTTACTATTACATTCGAGTAGTCAAAATGATGGTTGTCAAAGAACCTCACGAAATGTCAGAAGTAGTGAAAAAATATCCTCCCAGCCGTTGGAATTTACGGGGAATGCGCCCGATTCAGGTGGCTTTGGTGTTTTTAATCATTGCGACTTCTTTACTAGGTATTCTATCTAATCCTGTGGTTACGATCGCCAACAAATCTGTTAGTAGTAGCTTGGTATTGAAAGCATCTTTAGAAGCAGGTATTAATAACATTTCTGCTCAAAATGTGGTTAACTCTGTATTGTAAATTTTGAGACATAAAAAAGGGCGAGAAAAACTCGCCCCTTCAAATTAATTTACTATTATCTTCTGTCTTCTACCTTCATGGCTTACCTCATTGCCAATAATTGTTGAGATTCTTTTCTTAACATCTCCAATAAATAATCATTCTGAGTCGCCTCCGCAATTAGCATTCTTCTCTCTAAATTGCGTCTAAGGTTTTCTAAATGTACTTCTTCTAATTTTTGATGACTTATCGCCGAAGGAATAGTGGAGTGAGGTGCGATCGCACAGTGCTGTTTCACGATCGAACTTGTTTCTTGAGGATAAAATAGAGGAGTAGCATTAGGACAAGTACTATAACTTACACCACGATAACTCAAGCCTAATTTTGGACGTAATTGGGGAATATGTCGAGGTAGTTTTCCATAAACATTACAGCCTCTATACTTCCCAATAATATCACCCTCTTTCATTTCCAATAAAGAAGTTTCTGATTTATATTGATTGCCACGATATTTCATTTTCATATTATTTACTCCCGATATTTTAAAATTTTTATATTATATAATGAATTAATTAGTATTTGAATTTAAAAGGACATAATTTTTTATCTTCTGTATCTATTTTTACATTTTTTTATATTAAAGTAAAGTTATTGTAAGAAAAACTTAATATTTAAGTAGGGTTTGCCTCATAGTATTTTGCTGAGGGTAGGGAAAAGGGAAGAGGGAAAAGGAAAAAGGGAATAACTAACAAAAATCAAGGTTTTAAGGTTTTGCACAGACATATTATTATAAAAGTATTTTATTATAAATAATATAAAAAATGCTCATTTGTTGACTAAAAATACTCAAAGTTGTGCACTTTTTGGTTAATGTAGTGTGTCTAAACCATTGATTTTAATAGTTTTCTGATTTATTCAGCAAACCCTAGATAACGATCGAAATACAAGTTAAAATTAAGGCTTCACTCCATTCGACTGTAGCTCCGTAGGTGTCTCCCGTATGTCCTTTTAGTTGGCGATAAAACCACCATCCCACTAATAATGATGAAATTATCCCCGTTAACGTTTCTATTATGATCAGTTGAAGGGAACTTTTTAACCAAAAATATTCAATTAACAGTAAAGGAATAATAAATAAGGAAGTAAAGATTATATCAAAAGGTAAATTTAAACTCTTTTTTAAAAATGCACCCTTTCCCTCTACTTTAAGATAAGGATAAAGCACGATCGACATAAATTGTCCCCATCTAGCCCAACTAGCACAAAAAACCAGATAAAACCCAAGATTTTCAGTTATTGCCATCACACTTGCCACTTTTAACAAAATCACAATAATTCCAGCCATTACCCCATAAGCGCCCGTGTGACTATCAGTCATTACCGTTAAGCGTTTCTCAGGATTTGTTACCGCCAAGCCGTCAGCAGTATCCATCACCCCGTCTAAATGCAATCCCCCCGTTATATATATCCATAATGCCACGATTAAAACTCCTTGCAACAAAGGAGAAAAACCCAAGATATTTAAAACATAAGCTATTAAGCCTAATATACTTCCTAACAAACAACCCACCCAAGGCAACCACACCGCAATTTTACTGAAATTTATCGGCAAAAAAGAAGGTAAAGGAATAATAGTATAAAAAAGTATTGCCCCAAAAAAAGACTGGATCAAATTTTTCATTGCTATAAAATATTTAGGAGTTGATGAAAAAGACTTCTCCAAAAATTTCCATAGAGACATAAAATTTTACATCTATACAATAACTTTAGGCATCAAAAATCTAATTTTAAGAAATTTTACTCGATACCTAACACCTAAAACCCAAAACCTAACACCTCTGGTTTCCAAAAAAATTTTTTTATCTCCCATATTTAAGATTAACCTGAACAAAAAGGAAATTTTAGGTTAAAATTGTGTCGTAGCGAACAATAAAAATTATTTATTCAATTTCAAATTTGCTATTAATATAGAAGTAGATTAAGACTTTTTTGTCAAATAATCTCAAATAATATTAATCTTGACATCAAAAATTTGTTGTAAAGATTGACTTAACGATCGAAATATGAGATTTTCATGTAGCTATTGACTTTCTTTGGATTTAACTACATTTAATCTGTCAATGAAACAATAGATTAAGAATAATTATTTTCTCCCATAAGAGAATTTAATTATCTCGTATTGTAAATTTTTAATTAAAAAGAGCTAGATATGCTTTAAGCATTTCATTTTCAGTAACACATATTAGTAAGTAAGAGCGAAAAAAAGGGTTAATACTATGAATCACCAAAATTATTGTCAAATACCAGCACCTTGCATTATCGAATCGGGAATTTTAGTTAATAAAGAAGACATCAAACGTTTAATTAATGATTTAACACAAGTAAAATACATACATATTATCGATGGCGTAGTGCAAAATAATGGTACAGGTTGGATTTTAGAGGTATTTAATGACCCAAATCAAGCTACAGTAGTTGTTAATAACAGTCTCTATATCAATATTCAAAGTTTTGATTATCTCAAATTAACTCAAGTATCTCCTCAAGAAACCTATTTTGATTTAATCCAAGATAATCGTCAATTAAGGTTAATTCCACTTACTACGGCTAATCAGGATGTGCAAACTCCGAAAAATATTGGTTTTGATTGTTTAGAAGATATGTTGGAAGAAGTTTTATCGGCTAAATGGGATGTACAATTAGACGAAGACTTTTAGAATGTAGAATTTAGAATGCAGAATGTAGAATTAAAAAATGAAGTTGTGGTAAACATTTTCTTATATAAAATTTGACAAAATAAACTATTTGTGCAAAAACAAAGATTTAGGTAATATCTCATAGTCCGCCAAGAAATAAATGATGCTGTTGGCGAAATAAATCTTAACCTGTATTAATTAGAAATAAAGCAAATTATGAAGATGAGACAGGTGGACAAGTGGACAAGTGGACAGGTGGACAAGTGGAAAGATGCCAAAATTATCAATATTTGCACATTTTTTTCACATCAAACGGATACATAATTCGTTGATTTTTCAAATTTTCTGTAACAAAATGTTTCGCCAACAGACTCATAAATTTCATGGCTTATGGCACAAGTCAGCTAAATTCTTAATTCTTAATTCTTAATTCTTAATTCTTAATTCTTAATTCTTAATTCCTAATTCTTAATTCCTAATTTTTAATTCTCTTGGTGACTTTTACATATTCATTAATCGCAAACTGCTCTCATAGTAAAGCAAGGGCAGGGGTTTTTTCTACTCCTCATGGTATAGTGGAAACTCCGAAATTTATGCCTGTCGGTACTGTCGGCACGGTTAAGGGTGTTACTCCCTCTCAACTTCATGATGTCAATGCTCAAATGATTTTGGGTAATACTTATCATTTGCACATCCAACCGGGGGAGGAGATTATCGCTAAAGCCGGTGGTTTACATCGTTTTGTGGGTTGGGATAAACCGATGTTGACGGATTCGGGGGGTTTTCAGGTTTTTAGTTTGGCTAAATTAAGACAAATTACTGATGATGGTGTGATGTTTCGATCGCCCAGAGATGGCAGAATGATTAATATGACACCAGAAAACTCTATCCGCATTCAAAATGCTTTAGGTGCAGATGTGATTATGGCGTTTGATGAATGCCCTCCTGCTACCGCTACAAGGGATGAAGTGGTGATTGCGATCGAAAGAACCTATAAATGGTTACAAAGGTGCATAAATGCCCACGCAAACCCTGATAAACAGGCTCTATTTGGTATTGTGCAAGGGGGAATTTATCCCGATTTACGCACTAAATCCGCTTTAGATTTAGTTAGTTTAGACTTGCCCGGTTATGCCATTGGGGGGGTAAGTGTGGGGGAAAAACCTGAGTTGATACATGAAACGGTAAGACAAACTACTCCTTTATTGCCAGTGAATAAACCACGTTATTTGATGGGGGTAGGCACTTATAAGGAAATGGTAATTGCGATCGCATCTGGAATTGATTTGTTTGATTGTGTCATACCTACTCGTTTAGGGCGACATGGGGCGGCATTGGTGCAGGGTGAGAGGATAAATTTAAGAAATGCGCAGTATAAGGAAGATTTTACCCCCCTTGATCCTCAATGTAGTTGTTATACCTGTAAAAATTTTAGTCGTGCTTACCTTAATCATTTAATTCGATCGGGGGAAATGTTAGGTTATATTTTATTATCTATACATAATTTACACGAGTTAATTGAGTTTACTAATAAGATTCGTAGGGCAATTATTAATGATACTTTTATCGCAGAATTTGGTCATTGGTTAGATTAATTTATCAATTAATTTGTAGGTTGGGTTGAGGAAACGAAACCCAACAAAAACTTTACCTATTTCCATAACTGATTTTACCAATTTAAAATTAAACTCGATCGAATTTTTCATCATCCCCTATTTATTCCCATAAATGAGATAAAAATGAATAATCAATTCTTATTTAAAATGCTCGAAGGGCAAAATATCGACAACAAATATTACCTGAATAAGCTATTAGGTTCGGGAGGATTTGGAGGAGTTTATTTAGCCGATGAAGTGGTTAGAGATCGATTAATTAGAACCGTTGCCCTAAAATTAATTATTACTGATAACCCCGATAAACAGTTAGATGAATTAATTTTTTCCACTACCTTAAATCATCCTAATTTAATCAGTTGTTTCACCTGCGGAGAATGCAATTTAAACGGTGCAGATTTTTTATATTTGCTCATGGAACAAGCAGATTATAGTCTGGAAGACGAGTTAAAAAAGGGTAAATTATCCGAAGAAAATGTTAAAGAATTAGTATTAGATATAACCAACGGATTAGATTATTTACACCGTCAAAAACCTATCATTGTCCATCGAGATTTAAAACCCGGAAATATTTTAAGAGTTGGGGATAAGTGGAAAATATCGGATTTTGGTTTAGTGAGAAGTTTACAAGGCACAGCATCCCAAACTACTACCATGATGGGATCAATGGGATACGCACCGCCAGAAGCCTACGAGGGTAAAATCTCCCCTGCTTGGGATATTTGGTCATTAGGTATTTTAATAATAGAAATTTTAACAGGAAAACTCCCCTTTGATACAAATGATTCAGAGCATATTAGAAAATTAGTTATTAATGCTACAATTCCTATTCCTCCATTAACATATCCCTTCAATAAAATCATTCGAGAATGTTTAATTAAAGATTCTGAAAATCGCATTAGTGCAAAGAAAATAATCGACATATTAGTAAAAAACCAAGATCAAGACAAGGTAACAAATATTAACAATAAGGATAAATCTAATAACTATATTCCTTTAATTAACCTAAATATTTCTATTTTTAGTTTTTTAATTTTGATAGGATTATCTCTTTATTTTTATAATATTAATAATCTTGATAACACCCCAAAAAACTTAATTAAAAATGGTAGTTTTGAGGAAGGAGTTGATATTAATAAAGATAATAAATTTAACGGATTAAATACTAAATCACAAGGTATTAGTAATTGGGAAATAATCAGAGATGATATTGATTATAAAGAAAATTTTTGGCAAAATAGCGATGGTAATAGAAGTTTAGACCTAAATGGCGGTCAAGCAGGAGCAATTAGTCAAACTTTTCCCACTAAAATAGGAGAAAGATATTTAGTTAAATTTGATATGGGTGGAAATCCAGATAACTTAGCAATTCCAATAAGAAAAATTATTATATCAGTTGGAGAACAACAAGGTCATTTTGTTTTTGATATGAGAGGAGGAAAAACTAGAGAAAATATGCAATGGCAGACTTTTAAATGGGAATTTATTGCAGAAGATTCTATGACTACTTTAATCTTCTCTGTATCACAGGGTAATACATCAGCTTATGGTCCCACTCTTGATAATGTAAGAGTGTTTACTTTAAAATAAACTTTATGAAAAATAAGCAAACAATTCATTTGTTTTTAAGACTTTATTTTGTTATAAATTATGATAGATCACGATCGACTCTTTAAAGAACTAATACAAACATTTTTCTGGGAATTTATCGAATTATTTATTCCCGAAGTTTTGCAATATGTATCAAAAGAAACTTTAACCTTTTTCCCCGAAGAAGTTTTTACCGATGTTACCGCAGGAGAAAAACGAAAAATTGATCTTTTAGCCCAAGTAAAATGGCAAGAAGAAGATGGTTTTTTCCTCATTCATATTGAGAATCAAGCCTATAATCAAAAAGAATTTGAACGGCGAATGTTTCATTATTTTGCCCGTTTAGATCAAAAATATCGTTTACCGATTTATCCGATCGTTCTTTTTTCCTATGATAAGCCAAAAAGGGAAGAAAAAAATCAATATCAAGTAGTTTTCCCTGACAAAAAAATCCTCGAATTTAACTTTACCACTATCCAATTAAATCGACTGCCGTGGCGACAATTTTTGTCTCAACCCAACCCCATTGCTTCGGCTTTAATGGCAAAAATGGATTTTAAACCAGAAGAAAGAGTTAAGGTAAAATTAGAATGCCTGAGAATGTTAGCAACTTTAAGTTTAGACCCTGCTAGAATAAAGTTAATTTCAGGATTCATTGATACCTATTTAAAATTAAACCCAACGGAAAAACAAGAATTTGATACCGAATTAAAACAAACAGAAATAACAAAGGAGAAAAAAATTATGGAAATCGTCACCAGTTGGATGGAGGAAGGCATTGAAATCGGAGAAAAAAGAGCCGAAAAAAGAGGTGAACAGAATTTAATTAAGCGTCAAATTAAACGAAGATTTAATTATCTTTCTCAAGAATTAGATACTAAAATTAATAGCTTATCTCTACCTCAAATTGAGAGTTTAGCCGATGCTATTTTTGATTTTCAATCTTTGGATGATGTGATTCATTGGTTAGAAATTAACACTTAATTATCGCCTTAAAATCAATTATATAAATAATTGTAACAATTTCGATCGAACCTTTAATTAATGATTAACCAATTAAATAAATTTTGTACTGTGCTTGAATTTTCATACTTTTCTTCTCTCCTTTCCCCATCAAAAGACGATGAGACAACATCTAAGGAATGATTAATTTATGTAAACTTTATCTCATTTTTCATTCCGATTAAGGAAAATGATCTTAGAATTAATGGGTTATTATATCAACATTCACATAATTACTTACAAATTTGTAGGTTGGTTGAGGGAACGAAACCCAACAAAAACTTTACTTATTTCAATAACTGATTTTAAACTCGATGACGAAGTGCCACTTTTAGCGATCGAACTTGAATAAAAATATGATGAAATCTCTAAATTTAATCCGATTCAACAAGTCAATAAAAAAAATATTGGTATTTTTAGGAATAACGATATTATCCTTATTTATTGTTATAAATTACTCTAGCTATGGTGTCAATGCACGACAAATTCCCGATAATCCTCAAGAGGCAATTTTAAGCGCTAATATGCTAAAAATGGAGCAAAAATTAGATAAAGAATATAGCAGTTTTTTAAATAAAGAAATGCTAGATAAGGAAGAAAGTTCGATCGAAATGTCTGCTATTTTAGCAGATATGGATCAAAAAACAGGCACTAATTCCGCCATTCTCTGGGTAATGCCCGAAGCAGAATATTTGCACTTAGTCTATTTAAGCAAACAAGGTAAAATTATTGTTAGAGATATTTATGATGCTCCTTTTAATAAACTTACACAAGTTGTTAATGAT
This window contains:
- a CDS encoding NAD(P)H-quinone oxidoreductase subunit N codes for the protein MDFSSQIASQLNATAILPEGIVIVTLLLVLIVDLIFGRKSVVFVPYLAIVGLLASVVALVYGWDNPDPTSFLGSFTADNLSIVFRGIVALSTTITILLSIAYIENTGTSLAEFIGIMLTATLGGMFLCGASELVMIFVSLEMLSISSYLMTGYMKRDPRSNEAALKYLLIGAASSAIFLYGSSLLYGLSGGMTNINTITATLQAGVGLESLGLAIALVFMVAGIAFKISAVPFHQWTPDVYEGSPTPVVAFLSVGSKAAGFAIAIRLLVTAFAPVTEQWHFIFTALAILSMVLGNVVALAQTSMKRMLAYSSIGQAGFVMIGLVAGTQAGYASMIFYLFIYLFMNLGAFACIILFSLKTGTDKISDYAGLYQKDPLLTLGLSLCLLSLGGIPPLAGFFGKIYIFWAGWQAGLYSLVLVALVTSVISIYYYIRVVKMMVVKEPHEMSEVVKKYPPSRWNLRGMRPIQVALVFLIIATSLLGILSNPVVTIANKSVSSSLVLKASLEAGINNISAQNVVNSVL
- a CDS encoding DUF4278 domain-containing protein, producing MKMKYRGNQYKSETSLLEMKEGDIIGKYRGCNVYGKLPRHIPQLRPKLGLSYRGVSYSTCPNATPLFYPQETSSIVKQHCAIAPHSTIPSAISHQKLEEVHLENLRRNLERRMLIAEATQNDYLLEMLRKESQQLLAMR
- the cobS gene encoding adenosylcobinamide-GDP ribazoletransferase; protein product: MKNLIQSFFGAILFYTIIPLPSFLPINFSKIAVWLPWVGCLLGSILGLIAYVLNILGFSPLLQGVLIVALWIYITGGLHLDGVMDTADGLAVTNPEKRLTVMTDSHTGAYGVMAGIIVILLKVASVMAITENLGFYLVFCASWARWGQFMSIVLYPYLKVEGKGAFLKKSLNLPFDIIFTSLFIIPLLLIEYFWLKSSLQLIIIETLTGIISSLLVGWWFYRQLKGHTGDTYGATVEWSEALILTCISIVI
- the tgt gene encoding tRNA guanosine(34) transglycosylase Tgt, giving the protein MTFTYSLIANCSHSKARAGVFSTPHGIVETPKFMPVGTVGTVKGVTPSQLHDVNAQMILGNTYHLHIQPGEEIIAKAGGLHRFVGWDKPMLTDSGGFQVFSLAKLRQITDDGVMFRSPRDGRMINMTPENSIRIQNALGADVIMAFDECPPATATRDEVVIAIERTYKWLQRCINAHANPDKQALFGIVQGGIYPDLRTKSALDLVSLDLPGYAIGGVSVGEKPELIHETVRQTTPLLPVNKPRYLMGVGTYKEMVIAIASGIDLFDCVIPTRLGRHGAALVQGERINLRNAQYKEDFTPLDPQCSCYTCKNFSRAYLNHLIRSGEMLGYILLSIHNLHELIEFTNKIRRAIINDTFIAEFGHWLD
- a CDS encoding choice-of-anchor C family protein; this encodes MNNQFLFKMLEGQNIDNKYYLNKLLGSGGFGGVYLADEVVRDRLIRTVALKLIITDNPDKQLDELIFSTTLNHPNLISCFTCGECNLNGADFLYLLMEQADYSLEDELKKGKLSEENVKELVLDITNGLDYLHRQKPIIVHRDLKPGNILRVGDKWKISDFGLVRSLQGTASQTTTMMGSMGYAPPEAYEGKISPAWDIWSLGILIIEILTGKLPFDTNDSEHIRKLVINATIPIPPLTYPFNKIIRECLIKDSENRISAKKIIDILVKNQDQDKVTNINNKDKSNNYIPLINLNISIFSFLILIGLSLYFYNINNLDNTPKNLIKNGSFEEGVDINKDNKFNGLNTKSQGISNWEIIRDDIDYKENFWQNSDGNRSLDLNGGQAGAISQTFPTKIGERYLVKFDMGGNPDNLAIPIRKIIISVGEQQGHFVFDMRGGKTRENMQWQTFKWEFIAEDSMTTLIFSVSQGNTSAYGPTLDNVRVFTLK
- a CDS encoding DUF4351 domain-containing protein, which gives rise to MIDHDRLFKELIQTFFWEFIELFIPEVLQYVSKETLTFFPEEVFTDVTAGEKRKIDLLAQVKWQEEDGFFLIHIENQAYNQKEFERRMFHYFARLDQKYRLPIYPIVLFSYDKPKREEKNQYQVVFPDKKILEFNFTTIQLNRLPWRQFLSQPNPIASALMAKMDFKPEERVKVKLECLRMLATLSLDPARIKLISGFIDTYLKLNPTEKQEFDTELKQTEITKEKKIMEIVTSWMEEGIEIGEKRAEKRGEQNLIKRQIKRRFNYLSQELDTKINSLSLPQIESLADAIFDFQSLDDVIHWLEINT